A region from the Aphis gossypii isolate Hap1 chromosome 1, ASM2018417v2, whole genome shotgun sequence genome encodes:
- the LOC114128421 gene encoding spermatogenesis-defective protein 39 homolog: protein MNSTDDEYWNEKSFEGFSFADEEKELNLPKKIPPECEGLQIGSTKTKLENVESLDKLLSKEILDKIFKKHDSKSHKINSTQKKLNFVKSTIENIVMSFTYTLEPYRSLEEKTMLLKEALDTEDGNAILTVVIFLTNTLKKSIFQRILRDNPIAASHYVQYLYSKQYINELVDTLEMLGRTKDAMMMLFKFGCRNPQNCLQRFNVCVNLADEQYDKQIISQLIHLVGKSAESTSVVSLISDNCKEQQSIQSCRVLANEFNLSTKQLEATLLITFCQLQNWILVDDMLLNKNWLGKDKLALSLPIGETVKLLHNNGAPSSSLTRYIKMIKDSDERLELAKKFNCHHIIIDDFALKKDRRGLLVYKTTLQKQSESYYYADVILKNPSMKWKN, encoded by the exons atGAATTCCACGGACGACGAATATTGgaatgaaaaaagttttgaagGATTTAGCTTTGCAGATgag gaaaAGGAATTGAATTTACCTAAGAAAATTCCACCAGAATGTgaag GTTTACAAATTGGATcaacaaaaactaaattagaaaatgttgAATCATTGGATAAATTACTCTCAAAagaaattttagataaaa tatttaaaaaGCATGATTCAAagtcacataaaataaattcaactcaa aaaaaacttaattttgtaaaatctacaatagaaaatattgttatgtctTTTACATATACATTAGAACCATATCGCAGCTTAGAAGAAAAAACAATGTTGTTGAAAGAAGCTTTGGATACAGAAGATGGAAATGCAATACTGACT gttgttatatttttaacaaacactTTAAAGAAAAGTATTTTCCAGCGTATATTACGTGATAATCCTATTGCTGCTTCTcattatgttcaatatttgtaCTCCAAACAATATATCAATGAATTAGTCGACACTTTAGA aatGTTGGGACGAACAAAAGATGCAATG atGATGCTATTCAAATTTGGATGTCGAAATCCTCAAAACTGCTTGCAGAGATTTAATGTATGTGTTAATCTAGCTGATGAACAATATGATAAGCAAATTATATCACAACTTATTCATTTAGttg GAAAAAGTGCAGAATCCACGTCAGTTGTTTCGCTGATATCTGACAATTGTAAGGAGCAACAAAGCATTCAATCTTGTCGTGTGTTGGCTAATGAATTTAACCTAAGTACTAAACAATTAGAAGCTACAttgttaataacattttgtcaACTACAAAATTGGATTCTTGTGGATGACATGTTATTAaacaaa aattggCTTGGAAAGGATAAATTGGCCTTATCATTACCTATTGGTGAAACCGTTAAGCTATTACACAATAATGGTGCTCCATCATCTTCATTAACtcgttatataaaaatgattaaagatTCAGATGAACGTTTAGAATTGGCAAAGAAATTCAATTGTcaccatataattattgat gattttgcattaaaaaaagatcGTAGAggattattagtatataagacAACTTTACAAAAACAATCCGAAAGCTATTATTATGctgatgtaattttaaaaaatcca agtaTGAAGTGgaaaaattaa
- the LOC114128414 gene encoding fatty-acid amide hydrolase 2-A → MAGYKKEKREKDISKKSRPSKKPKTQNPCNCLSYVKSFFRFIYDFIVSFIFYFIYKNTPSKILPPVEDLLVLDSCTTLVNKIKNKEVTCRHVVECFIKRIEQVNPILNAVVDTRFDKALAEADEYDKLIELADTKDKINLIFDGKPLFGIPFTSKESTGAKGMAFTFGLVSRIGMKSDEDAEVVKSLKTAGAILLGVTNVPEINLWCETRNKVYGQTNNPYNTNHTAGGSSGGEASIVSACGSPLGLGTDIGGSARIPAFNCGLFGHKLTTGFINTKGMTFRKGTEKQTMVSAGPITKYAEDLTPVIKAFLGPEKSLELKIDQEVDLSSLKYYYVDKPNDARVSPISDELQIVLDHVIESIASITELPPLKVKFSGTCYSYSLWRHSMTKEESDFCATLGNNQTRVSVWTEVPKTIVGYSNHTLAAVLKLIDLQLPQVNAVWADAEIEKLSNEVSTLLGDDSVLFFPSSPTTAKHHYEPFLHPYNFAYWAIFNVLKLPVTQVPLGLGLNGLPLGIQVVAGMNQDRLCVAVAKHLELKFGGWKPPFTTKVP, encoded by the exons ATGGCTGGTTATAAAAAG gaaaaGCGGGAAAAGGATATCTCAAAGAAAAGCCGTCCATCAAAAAAACCCAAAACTCAAAATCCCTGTAACTGTTTGTCGtatgtaaaatcattttttcgaTTCATCTATGACTTTATTGTGtcattcatattttactttatttataaaaacactcCATCAAAAATATTGCCTCCAGTAGAAGACCTATTGGTTCTTGATAGTTGTACAACTcttgtcaataaaattaaaaataaagaagttaCATGTCGCCATGTTGTTGAATGTTTTATCAAACGAATTGAACAAGTGAACCCAATATTAAATGCTGTGGTTGATACACGTTTCGACAAAGCATTAGCCGAAGCTGATGAATATGACAAACTTATTGAACTAGCTGAtacaaaagataaaataaatttaatttttgatggcAAACCTTTATTTGGAATTCCATTCACATCTAAAGAAAGTACAGGAGCAAAAGGAATGGCTTTTACTTTTGGTCTGGTATCAAGAATTGGTATGAAAAGCGATGAAGATGCAGAAgttgtaaaatcattaaagACTGCTGGTGCAATACTCTTGGGCGTTACAAATGTTCCAGAAATAAACCTATGGTGTGAAACTAGAAATAAAGTTTATGGACAAACAAATAACCCTTACAACACAAATCATACAGCTGGTGGTTCTTCTGGTGGAgaa gcTAGTATAGTGTCAGCTTGTGGTAGTCCTTTAGGTCTTGGGACAGATATTGGAGGTTCGGCTCGTATTCCGGCATTTAATTGTGGTTTATTTGGCCATAAGTTGACTACAG gttttataaatacaaaaggtATGACATTTAGAAAAGGCACAGAAAAACAAACCATGGTTAGTGCAGGACCTATTACTAAATATGCTGAAGATTTAACCCCCGTAATTAAAGCTTTTCTTGGACCTGAAAAATCAttagaattgaaaattgacCAAGAA GTTGATTTGTCtagtttaaagtattattatgttgataaaCCCAATGATGCACGAGTCAGTCCCATTAGTGATGAATTACAAATAGTTTTAGATCATGTTATAGAATCTATAGCTTCTATCACTGAACTGCCTCCACtcaaagtaaaattttcaGGAACCtgttatagttatagtttGTGGAGACACTCTATGACAAAGGAAGAATCAGATTTTTGTGCAACATTAGGAAACAATCAA ACTAGAGTTTCTGTATGGACTGAAGTCCCAAAAACAATTGTAGGATATTCAAATCATACTTTGGCtgcagtattaaaattaatagatttgCAATTACCACAAGTAAATGCAGTTTGGGCTGATGCTGAGATTGAAAAACTTTCAAATGAAGTATCG ACATTGTTGGGTGATGATAGTGTGTTATTTTTCCCTTCATCTCCAACCACAGCAAAACATCATTATGAACCATTCTTGCATCCATACAATTTTGCTTATTGGGCCATCTTTAATGTACTAAAGCTACCAGTCACCCAAGTACCACTCGGTTTAGGTCTAAATGGTTTACCATTAGGAATACag gtgGTTGCTGGAATGAATCAAGATCGGTTATGTGTAGCTGTTGCAAAACACTTGGAATTAAAATTTGGTGGATGGAAACCTCCTTTTACTACAAAAGTaccatga